In Desulfuromonas sp. KJ2020, a single window of DNA contains:
- a CDS encoding bifunctional 2-polyprenyl-6-hydroxyphenol methylase/3-demethylubiquinol 3-O-methyltransferase UbiG yields the protein MKSFVKVRLQSDQAFSCPVCATPVFDISYVFEDEGKKSNFFQCPECSFLFARPIFIPELDHRQMDGLENAELFNSRMLKRIYVHYFIKKEIRALRRVKGKGALRLLDIGCGTGWTTKVYADQGFEVTGLEPSKGRAEFAREKYGIDVLCDYIEDVEIAEKFDVIVLRHIVEHFSDPGLVLRKIRGFLKDDGVVLVIVPNINCLGRYLFETKWAWVLPWHCNFFTPKSLRTFLNHEHFEILEFYQTPTPLYYPGAIMRAFPNKIVKWIFGKNRFFAMLLCAPLAIAGKLIGMGDNLNLVAKVK from the coding sequence TTGAAATCATTCGTCAAGGTTCGTCTTCAGAGCGACCAAGCCTTTTCATGTCCGGTCTGCGCAACGCCGGTCTTCGATATCTCTTACGTCTTTGAAGATGAGGGAAAGAAATCCAATTTCTTTCAATGCCCTGAGTGCAGTTTCTTGTTCGCCCGCCCGATTTTTATTCCCGAATTGGACCATCGGCAGATGGACGGGCTGGAAAACGCCGAGTTATTCAATTCCCGTATGCTGAAAAGAATCTATGTCCATTATTTCATCAAAAAGGAGATTCGGGCACTGAGACGCGTAAAGGGGAAGGGGGCACTGCGTCTTCTGGATATTGGCTGCGGAACCGGTTGGACAACCAAAGTTTATGCCGATCAGGGATTTGAGGTGACGGGGCTGGAGCCTTCCAAGGGGCGGGCCGAGTTCGCTCGTGAGAAATATGGCATCGATGTCCTCTGTGATTACATAGAAGATGTTGAAATAGCTGAGAAATTCGATGTCATCGTGCTTCGTCATATTGTCGAACATTTTTCTGACCCCGGGTTGGTTCTGCGCAAAATCCGAGGCTTTCTCAAAGACGATGGGGTGGTTCTGGTTATTGTCCCGAATATCAACTGTCTCGGACGTTATCTGTTTGAAACGAAATGGGCTTGGGTTCTTCCTTGGCACTGTAATTTCTTCACACCAAAGTCATTACGAACATTTTTAAATCACGAGCATTTCGAGATCCTTGAATTTTATCAAACCCCGACCCCTCTGTACTATCCTGGCGCTATTATGCGTGCTTTTCCTAATAAGATTGTAAAATGGATATTTGGCAAAAATCGCTTTTTTGCCATGCTACTATGCGCACCCTTGGCAATTGCTGGGAAGTTGATAGGGATGGGGGATAACCTCAATTTAGTGGCGAAGGTCAAATAG
- a CDS encoding PilN domain-containing protein, translating to MIRINLLPVKATRKKEIVKGQLAVLGVTLLIALLVCGGLYMSLSSKISDEKALIAQKEAEIASLKKKIGEVAQFKKRQQELREKLDILDKLSAGKTGPVRLLDELSLAIPDKMWVVSYSESNGNIVMSGVSLTEETVAQFMRKLETSDYYQNVELRVVEQTRNKDNVLHKFEISCRAQTPAKQSAAK from the coding sequence ATGATACGGATCAATCTATTACCCGTAAAAGCGACCAGGAAGAAGGAGATAGTCAAGGGGCAGTTAGCTGTACTTGGTGTGACCCTTCTCATAGCGCTGTTGGTCTGTGGTGGGCTTTACATGAGTTTGTCCTCAAAGATCAGTGATGAAAAGGCCCTCATTGCTCAAAAAGAGGCGGAGATTGCTTCGCTAAAAAAGAAAATAGGCGAGGTGGCACAGTTTAAGAAGCGCCAGCAGGAACTTCGAGAAAAGCTTGACATTCTGGATAAGCTCAGTGCCGGGAAAACCGGGCCGGTTCGGCTTCTTGATGAACTGAGTCTGGCTATTCCCGACAAAATGTGGGTTGTTAGCTATTCGGAATCAAACGGTAATATTGTTATGAGCGGGGTCAGTCTCACGGAAGAAACTGTGGCGCAGTTTATGCGAAAGCTCGAAACCTCTGATTACTATCAAAATGTAGAGCTGAGGGTCGTAGAGCAGACTCGCAACAAGGATAATGTCCTCCACAAGTTTGAGATCTCCTGCAGAGCACAGACGCCTGCCAAACAATCTGCCGCGAAATGA
- a CDS encoding helix-turn-helix transcriptional regulator, with translation MAANRVKDIRESLLMSKAELARKAGVSPLTVDRIERGEACRMATMRKIILALGLPLSEKDKVFPED, from the coding sequence ATGGCCGCAAACCGTGTAAAGGATATTCGTGAATCCCTGCTTATGAGCAAGGCAGAACTGGCACGGAAGGCCGGGGTGTCACCTTTGACGGTGGATCGTATTGAGCGAGGGGAGGCCTGCCGCATGGCCACCATGCGTAAAATTATCCTGGCGCTGGGTTTGCCCTTGTCGGAGAAGGATAAGGTCTTCCCGGAAGATTAA
- a CDS encoding glycosyltransferase family 9 protein, with protein MFVRPGGIGDAVHLVPSIQALKRAYPAATIDILAEKRNAAVFALCPQVNHLFHYDRPAEFFSVMRRRYDVIIDTEQWHRLSAIVARLIRSNFKIGFATNERQRMCTHPVEYSHDDYEMKSFAHLLAPLGLSCDMEIQSPFLVVPELAKARAQELLAPLTAPFVTLFPGASISERRWGTANFKSLAERLLHSGLNVVVVGGWEDRQAGTDIVIDGGLNLAGCTSLPETAAVLQRSALLVSGDSGVLHLAVGCGTPSVSLFGPGIATKWAPKGEHHRVINLGVDCSPCTRFGTTPPCLSGARCIKDISVDEVWSSVNHLLEGCSSSHLSERLS; from the coding sequence TTGTTTGTTCGCCCTGGCGGTATCGGCGATGCAGTCCACCTTGTCCCGTCCATCCAGGCGCTAAAGCGTGCCTATCCAGCTGCAACGATCGACATTCTGGCAGAAAAGCGCAATGCGGCTGTTTTTGCCCTGTGCCCACAGGTTAACCACCTGTTCCACTACGATAGGCCTGCAGAGTTTTTCAGTGTCATGCGTCGTCGCTATGACGTCATCATCGATACCGAACAGTGGCACAGGCTTTCGGCGATTGTCGCTCGTTTGATCCGCTCGAATTTCAAAATCGGCTTCGCTACCAACGAACGACAGCGGATGTGTACCCACCCCGTGGAGTACTCCCACGACGATTATGAGATGAAGAGTTTTGCTCATTTACTCGCACCACTCGGGCTATCTTGTGACATGGAGATCCAGAGCCCCTTCCTGGTTGTCCCCGAGTTGGCCAAGGCGCGGGCCCAAGAGCTTCTTGCGCCCTTGACGGCCCCCTTTGTCACGCTCTTTCCCGGGGCCAGTATCTCCGAAAGACGTTGGGGGACCGCCAACTTCAAGAGCCTGGCCGAACGATTGCTTCACTCAGGATTGAATGTTGTGGTGGTGGGAGGCTGGGAGGATCGCCAGGCGGGAACAGATATTGTCATTGATGGCGGACTGAATCTCGCTGGATGTACCTCCTTGCCTGAAACGGCAGCTGTTTTGCAGAGAAGCGCTCTTCTCGTGAGCGGCGATTCAGGGGTGCTGCACCTGGCCGTGGGGTGTGGTACGCCGAGCGTTTCTCTCTTTGGCCCCGGCATTGCTACCAAATGGGCGCCCAAGGGGGAGCACCATCGCGTTATCAATCTCGGCGTTGACTGTTCGCCCTGCACCCGTTTCGGCACGACCCCGCCATGTCTTTCAGGTGCTCGCTGTATCAAAGATATCAGCGTCGACGAGGTGTGGTCCTCCGTCAATCATCTGCTGGAGGGATGTTCTTCGTCTCACTTATCCGAGAGGCTGTCTTAA
- a CDS encoding type 4a pilus biogenesis protein PilO produces the protein MNPRVEKLLKLPLYQRILILVGLVAVVVALFVYLLYLPKQEELRSLQEKSETLESKLQEDRRIANNLPKFKAEFEKMSEQLQAALTQLPNQKEIPSLLSSIASLANDQGLEVLRFKPGKEVSRGFYADVPVELKLVGSFHQVASFFYEVGQLPRIVNIGNVKLSSGKGELLSVDCMATTFRFVEQPPAESAKKKRKK, from the coding sequence ATGAATCCTCGTGTTGAAAAACTTCTGAAGCTCCCTCTCTATCAGAGAATTCTTATCTTGGTAGGACTTGTGGCGGTCGTTGTCGCCCTTTTTGTCTACTTGCTCTATCTGCCTAAACAGGAAGAGCTACGCAGTTTGCAGGAAAAGAGTGAAACCCTCGAATCTAAACTGCAGGAAGATCGCCGCATTGCCAATAACCTTCCCAAATTCAAGGCCGAATTTGAAAAAATGTCCGAACAGCTACAGGCGGCCTTAACGCAACTGCCTAATCAGAAAGAGATCCCCAGCCTCCTTTCGAGTATCGCATCTCTGGCCAACGACCAGGGTTTGGAAGTCCTTCGGTTTAAGCCTGGGAAGGAAGTCTCACGTGGTTTTTATGCAGATGTTCCGGTAGAATTGAAGCTTGTAGGTTCTTTTCACCAGGTAGCCTCCTTTTTTTATGAGGTTGGCCAGTTGCCTCGAATTGTCAATATTGGAAATGTGAAACTTTCAAGCGGTAAAGGGGAGCTTCTGTCGGTCGATTGTATGGCGACGACATTTAGGTTTGTAGAACAGCCTCCAGCGGAATCTGCTAAAAAGAAGAGGAAGAAATAA
- a CDS encoding A24 family peptidase, translated as MPYPFLIFAFILGAVIGSFLNVCIYRVPAGESVISPPSRCPKCDAGIRWYQNIPVLSWFFLRGRCASCKAPISGRYPAVEALTGGLFVLVLWTFEFQAATLVYWIFVSALVVITFIDLDHQIIPDVISLPGIPVGFVCSFFVPWLSWTDSLLGILIGGGSLYLVAFLYELLTKKEGMGGGDIKLLAMIGAFLGWKAVFPVIFFSSLLGTLVGVPVMLAQKADSRLAIPFGPFLALGSLIYLFWGYAIISWYLSFFS; from the coding sequence ATGCCTTACCCGTTTTTGATCTTCGCTTTTATCCTCGGCGCCGTCATCGGCTCATTTCTCAATGTATGTATATATCGCGTTCCAGCGGGAGAGTCCGTTATTTCACCGCCATCCCGTTGTCCCAAATGCGATGCCGGCATTCGCTGGTACCAGAATATTCCTGTTTTGAGCTGGTTTTTTTTGCGGGGACGCTGCGCTTCATGTAAGGCGCCTATTTCCGGGCGTTATCCCGCCGTGGAGGCGCTTACCGGCGGACTTTTTGTGTTGGTGTTGTGGACCTTTGAATTCCAGGCTGCCACCCTGGTTTACTGGATTTTTGTCTCTGCGCTGGTAGTCATTACCTTTATTGACCTCGATCACCAGATCATCCCCGACGTTATCAGCCTCCCTGGGATACCGGTGGGGTTTGTGTGTTCCTTTTTTGTGCCCTGGCTGAGTTGGACCGACTCGCTGCTGGGCATTCTGATTGGTGGCGGCAGCCTGTATCTGGTGGCCTTCCTCTACGAACTACTGACCAAAAAGGAGGGAATGGGTGGCGGCGATATCAAACTGCTGGCCATGATCGGCGCCTTCCTGGGCTGGAAGGCGGTCTTTCCTGTGATTTTTTTTAGTTCTCTCCTCGGAACCTTGGTGGGCGTGCCGGTAATGCTGGCACAAAAAGCCGACAGCCGTCTGGCCATCCCTTTCGGCCCTTTTCTGGCCCTGGGATCTTTGATTTATCTTTTTTGGGGCTATGCAATCATCTCCTGGTACCTTTCTTTTTTCTCCTGA
- the pilQ gene encoding type IV pilus secretin family protein, whose product MKRMSFGGLFLGRVSLLVVLVSTFLLAGYAGAADSPAKTSTNRLVEIQVQEADGLPVVGLVTEKPVEYRYTVYESFDPVRVVIDFPGMDVSAVSALTAVNQSPLQEIKASTTELPSGKLGRVELVLSKPSAYDVSLVKERFTLTFRGAAESKPVVAAATAMAPAPVVKKAVESAKPAPVAGKMVSAVDVTPGKAVFSQTSGEPSFKYFTLNSPSRLVVDLLGVKPAFTEKSFTAQNGFDKIRVGTYPDKTRFVFDASSAALPDFAVNSDQDKVLVTWTAGEQTQKDSPAPVVAATSAPAPVVEAASSAVDVEALDFSAENGQSVFTVSLSRAATVGKPLQKGNIVSFDVKNAYISRSLRRVFDASAFPSAVKLITPYTVQEEASQTVRFAVELKGSVPYELKTDGREVRFVVQDGSYAEAAPSPLETVSLAVPAQEQAPVVTAVAAPVENDSAMVQDSAVPEESPTTLSPVVKPQYTGEKVTLVFDDADIRKILQLIAEVSNQNIIVAEEVKGNISLRLIDVPWDQALDLVLEIKELGMIQEGNVVRVLPKAKIRSMDEAKLTAARTKEQLEDLVTEVISVSYTDLKNVSAPARELLTERGKITEDARNKQIIVSDIASRIAEVRKLVKILDTPEKQVMIEARIVEANSNFGRDLGINWGITYTGDGDPYLDPTLGGLAGGGSFLLPSTVGTPGLGGSLRFGNIGIDSTILDLRLAASETRGQSKVISKPRVTTLNGEEATISQGTQIPYQSVGDAGTRTEFVDATLELEVKPIINPDNTVILEIKASNNTPTTVAGATAPAIDKKEAETKLLLKDGETTVLGGIFVENESYSSQGVPILMHIPVLGHLFKSTNKSNDRRELLVFITPRIISE is encoded by the coding sequence ATGAAGCGTATGTCATTTGGTGGTTTGTTTTTGGGCAGGGTCAGTTTGCTTGTTGTTCTTGTGTCCACCTTTCTTTTGGCTGGATATGCCGGGGCGGCCGATAGCCCGGCCAAGACCTCGACTAATCGACTGGTCGAGATTCAGGTACAGGAAGCCGATGGCCTGCCGGTGGTAGGGTTGGTGACGGAAAAGCCTGTCGAATACCGTTATACGGTTTACGAGTCTTTCGACCCGGTCCGGGTGGTCATCGACTTCCCCGGCATGGATGTGTCGGCGGTCTCTGCGCTGACTGCCGTCAATCAGTCCCCTCTGCAGGAAATTAAAGCCTCTACCACCGAGCTTCCTTCGGGCAAGCTGGGGCGTGTTGAGTTGGTTCTGTCCAAGCCCTCGGCCTATGATGTGTCGCTGGTCAAAGAGCGATTTACTCTGACGTTCCGTGGCGCGGCCGAGTCGAAGCCGGTTGTTGCCGCCGCTACCGCCATGGCGCCTGCTCCTGTCGTTAAAAAGGCCGTTGAATCCGCAAAGCCTGCTCCTGTGGCAGGCAAGATGGTTTCCGCCGTGGACGTAACCCCCGGGAAGGCTGTTTTCAGCCAGACATCGGGTGAGCCTTCCTTCAAATACTTCACACTTAATTCGCCATCCCGCCTGGTTGTCGATCTTCTGGGGGTGAAGCCTGCCTTTACGGAGAAGTCCTTCACGGCCCAGAATGGATTTGACAAGATAAGGGTTGGCACCTATCCGGACAAGACGCGTTTCGTCTTTGATGCATCCAGCGCTGCGCTGCCGGATTTTGCCGTCAATAGCGATCAGGACAAGGTATTGGTTACCTGGACGGCGGGTGAGCAGACTCAGAAAGATAGCCCCGCTCCCGTTGTTGCCGCGACTTCGGCACCAGCACCGGTTGTCGAGGCTGCTTCAAGTGCTGTTGATGTCGAGGCCTTGGATTTTAGTGCAGAAAATGGTCAGTCCGTCTTCACCGTCAGCCTTTCCCGTGCTGCTACCGTCGGCAAACCATTGCAAAAAGGAAATATCGTCTCCTTCGATGTCAAAAATGCCTATATCAGCCGCAGTCTGCGTCGCGTTTTTGACGCTTCCGCCTTTCCTAGTGCCGTTAAGCTCATTACGCCTTACACCGTACAGGAAGAGGCCAGCCAGACCGTGCGTTTCGCCGTTGAACTCAAAGGTTCCGTTCCCTATGAGCTGAAGACTGACGGCAGGGAGGTTCGGTTTGTTGTGCAGGATGGCAGCTATGCTGAAGCAGCTCCCTCACCTCTGGAAACCGTGAGCCTCGCGGTGCCTGCCCAGGAGCAAGCCCCCGTGGTTACAGCGGTAGCCGCCCCGGTTGAAAACGATTCAGCAATGGTCCAGGATTCCGCCGTACCAGAGGAGAGCCCAACGACTCTGAGCCCCGTCGTCAAGCCTCAGTATACGGGGGAGAAGGTCACCCTGGTTTTTGATGATGCCGACATCCGCAAGATTCTGCAGTTGATCGCCGAGGTCAGCAACCAGAACATCATTGTCGCGGAAGAGGTCAAGGGCAATATCAGTCTGCGCCTTATCGATGTACCCTGGGACCAGGCTCTGGATCTCGTCCTTGAAATCAAGGAATTAGGCATGATTCAGGAAGGTAACGTCGTCCGCGTTCTGCCCAAGGCGAAAATCCGCTCCATGGATGAAGCCAAGCTGACTGCTGCCCGCACCAAGGAACAGCTGGAAGATCTGGTGACGGAAGTGATCAGCGTCAGTTACACCGACCTGAAAAATGTCTCAGCTCCCGCTCGTGAATTGCTTACTGAAAGAGGGAAAATTACTGAAGATGCCCGCAACAAGCAGATTATCGTCAGTGACATCGCCTCGCGTATCGCCGAAGTGAGAAAACTGGTCAAGATTCTCGATACGCCGGAGAAACAGGTCATGATCGAGGCCCGGATTGTCGAGGCCAACTCCAATTTCGGGCGCGACCTGGGTATCAATTGGGGAATCACGTACACGGGGGATGGCGATCCCTACCTGGATCCGACCCTTGGCGGACTGGCCGGCGGCGGCAGCTTCTTGCTCCCTTCCACTGTCGGAACACCTGGCCTGGGTGGTAGCCTCCGGTTCGGCAATATCGGTATCGATTCCACTATTCTTGATCTGCGTCTGGCAGCCTCTGAGACACGGGGGCAGAGCAAGGTTATCTCCAAGCCGCGGGTAACGACGCTTAACGGTGAGGAAGCCACCATCTCTCAGGGAACACAGATACCTTACCAGTCCGTTGGCGATGCGGGAACCCGAACCGAGTTTGTTGATGCAACACTCGAATTGGAAGTAAAGCCGATCATCAATCCGGACAATACGGTGATTCTGGAAATCAAGGCCTCCAACAACACGCCGACGACGGTGGCCGGAGCGACTGCTCCTGCTATCGATAAAAAAGAGGCGGAGACCAAACTGCTTCTCAAGGACGGCGAGACGACTGTACTCGGCGGGATTTTCGTCGAAAATGAATCTTACAGCTCGCAAGGGGTGCCGATTCTCATGCATATCCCGGTGCTTGGCCATCTGTTCAAGTCGACGAACAAGTCCAATGACCGTCGCGAACTGCTGGTCTTTATTACGCCGCGGATTATTTCCGAATAA
- a CDS encoding CDP-alcohol phosphatidyltransferase family protein, with product MANQSKLNIDVKQADAAMSLKTWWALCFIYPLARPLTVFFVNKTTISPNQITLAAIVLRFFTALCFFIGGYVFWAIGAMFYFLAYVCDCTDGTVARITGQTSELGRYLDHVADLVGDVVILLVLAGSQGLLGTPMIFGMMFMHVAESYISYLSGFAIAPEKSHKPSFALFTLVNRYRRWWFDKNIKSFFSFPDYTAFIFVLFPLLGKPAVGLHIGFYLLLLIVFYTVFSTFVSIHTGERRFP from the coding sequence ATGGCTAATCAATCCAAGTTGAATATCGATGTTAAGCAGGCTGATGCCGCGATGTCCCTGAAGACATGGTGGGCATTGTGCTTTATTTACCCCTTGGCAAGACCCCTTACTGTTTTTTTCGTCAATAAAACGACCATTTCCCCTAATCAAATAACCTTGGCGGCTATTGTTCTGCGGTTTTTTACCGCTTTATGTTTTTTTATTGGCGGTTATGTTTTCTGGGCGATCGGTGCCATGTTTTATTTTCTGGCCTATGTCTGTGACTGCACGGATGGAACCGTGGCTAGAATTACAGGCCAGACCTCGGAACTTGGACGCTATCTTGACCATGTCGCTGATCTTGTCGGTGATGTTGTGATTCTTCTTGTTCTGGCGGGCTCTCAGGGCCTGCTGGGAACGCCGATGATATTTGGCATGATGTTCATGCATGTGGCCGAAAGCTATATCAGTTATCTCAGCGGTTTTGCTATTGCCCCCGAGAAAAGTCATAAACCTTCTTTCGCCCTGTTCACTCTGGTGAATCGCTACCGCCGGTGGTGGTTCGACAAGAACATCAAATCCTTCTTCTCTTTTCCTGATTATACCGCGTTTATTTTCGTGCTTTTCCCTTTGCTGGGCAAACCTGCAGTCGGTCTTCATATCGGTTTTTACCTGCTTTTGTTGATCGTCTTTTATACGGTCTTCTCAACGTTTGTTTCGATACACACCGGTGAGCGCCGCTTCCCCTGA
- a CDS encoding shikimate kinase, with protein sequence MTKNRASSEKPDHLVLVGFMGAGKTTVGRVLAALTGREFVDLDHSIEEKAKTSIKNIFAVQGEEYFRVLESEALEAMLKRTHCVVATGGGIVGRAKNWEVMRRLGAVIYLENDWETIVSRIADCPDRPLVTGKDLENVRALFAQRQPLYEQADLRVAVKNQKPSEVALSIVEMLSREKHRA encoded by the coding sequence ATGACAAAAAACCGTGCATCCTCTGAAAAACCTGACCATCTTGTTCTTGTCGGCTTTATGGGGGCAGGAAAAACTACCGTAGGGCGGGTGTTGGCTGCCTTGACCGGACGAGAGTTTGTCGACCTGGATCACTCGATTGAAGAAAAAGCCAAAACATCGATCAAAAACATATTTGCGGTTCAGGGCGAAGAGTACTTCAGGGTACTCGAAAGTGAAGCCCTGGAGGCGATGTTGAAAAGAACGCATTGTGTTGTGGCGACCGGTGGCGGTATAGTGGGGCGCGCCAAAAACTGGGAGGTGATGCGTCGCTTGGGGGCGGTCATCTATCTTGAAAATGACTGGGAAACCATTGTTTCCAGAATTGCCGATTGCCCTGACCGTCCCCTGGTTACCGGCAAGGACCTCGAAAACGTCCGGGCTCTTTTTGCACAAAGACAGCCGTTGTACGAACAAGCCGACCTTCGGGTGGCAGTCAAGAATCAAAAGCCATCTGAAGTAGCCCTCAGCATCGTCGAGATGCTCTCAAGGGAGAAACATCGTGCCTGA
- a CDS encoding pilus assembly protein PilP — protein MIRRLFFPLLTILLAVGLLSGCGADNDTTKPSPKQKKTVAKTPVKPKEATAPEEEVKEAPQYVYTAEGKRDPFKAIVQVQRVSLEAPEQLTPLQKFDLAQLKLIGIILGKGDPVAMVIAPDQKSYILKKGIKVGRNGGVVTSVEKDAVLVRETYLDMMGKEQQSFQKIQLPQREGV, from the coding sequence ATGATACGCAGACTCTTTTTTCCATTGCTGACAATTTTGCTGGCCGTGGGTCTGCTCAGCGGGTGCGGCGCTGACAACGACACGACCAAACCTTCCCCGAAGCAGAAAAAAACTGTCGCTAAGACGCCGGTAAAACCCAAGGAGGCGACTGCTCCTGAAGAGGAAGTCAAGGAAGCTCCCCAGTATGTCTACACGGCGGAGGGGAAGCGGGACCCCTTTAAGGCCATTGTTCAGGTCCAAAGGGTTTCCTTGGAAGCCCCTGAGCAATTGACCCCCCTGCAGAAATTTGACCTGGCTCAACTCAAGTTGATCGGGATTATTCTAGGCAAGGGTGATCCGGTGGCCATGGTGATCGCACCGGATCAGAAGTCCTATATCCTGAAAAAAGGGATAAAGGTAGGGCGTAACGGTGGAGTGGTTACCTCGGTGGAAAAAGATGCCGTTTTGGTCCGCGAGACCTATCTTGATATGATGGGCAAGGAACAGCAAAGCTTTCAGAAAATCCAACTTCCGCAGCGGGAAGGAGTCTAG
- the pilM gene encoding type IV pilus biogenesis protein PilM, translated as MLFKSNKDLIGVDIGSSAVKLVQLRESKGRYHLVTFGMTELPNEVIVDNAIMDSAALADAIRGLVESLKIKTKNVATSVSGHSVIIRKIQLPLMTEDELEASIQWEAEQYIPFEVSEVNLDFHILGPDANDPSVMNVTLVAAKKDMVNDYVAVFNECGLTPVVMDVDCFALENAFESCLGFEDEEVVALINMGASAMNVNILKAGNTVFTRDVQVGGNMVNDEIQKRLGLNSEDSERAKHGEEVEGADSESVQEIVASATESLAQEVQRSLDFFSATSADEKVHKVFITGGVSQTPGVKGMLEKRLGIPVEVFNPFELMGVDSKEFDPEYIQNVGPMFTVGVGLAMRRAGDK; from the coding sequence ATGTTGTTCAAGTCGAATAAGGATTTGATCGGTGTCGATATCGGCTCCAGTGCTGTTAAGCTGGTGCAGTTGCGGGAGTCCAAGGGGAGGTATCATCTCGTGACTTTTGGCATGACCGAATTGCCTAACGAGGTCATTGTCGACAACGCCATTATGGATTCCGCCGCCTTGGCGGATGCCATTCGCGGTCTGGTGGAAAGCCTCAAGATCAAGACAAAAAATGTCGCTACTTCGGTGTCTGGCCATTCGGTCATCATCCGCAAGATACAACTGCCTCTTATGACCGAAGATGAACTGGAGGCTTCGATTCAATGGGAGGCTGAGCAGTATATCCCCTTTGAGGTATCCGAGGTGAATCTTGATTTTCATATCCTGGGGCCCGATGCGAACGATCCCTCGGTGATGAATGTTACCCTGGTGGCGGCCAAGAAGGATATGGTCAACGACTATGTCGCGGTCTTCAACGAGTGCGGCTTGACGCCGGTTGTCATGGATGTCGACTGCTTTGCGCTCGAGAATGCTTTTGAGTCTTGTCTAGGGTTTGAAGATGAAGAAGTGGTAGCCCTCATCAACATGGGGGCCAGCGCTATGAATGTCAATATTCTCAAGGCCGGGAACACGGTTTTTACCAGGGATGTTCAGGTCGGTGGCAATATGGTCAACGACGAAATTCAAAAACGCCTTGGTCTCAATAGTGAAGATAGTGAGCGGGCGAAGCATGGCGAAGAGGTTGAAGGCGCAGATTCCGAATCCGTTCAGGAAATCGTGGCGTCTGCGACGGAAAGCCTGGCCCAGGAAGTACAGCGCTCTCTCGACTTCTTCTCGGCGACGTCAGCTGATGAAAAAGTTCACAAAGTTTTTATAACCGGCGGGGTCTCTCAAACGCCTGGCGTTAAGGGGATGCTGGAAAAACGGCTGGGTATTCCCGTGGAAGTGTTTAATCCTTTTGAATTGATGGGTGTCGATAGCAAGGAATTTGACCCTGAATACATCCAGAATGTCGGCCCGATGTTTACTGTAGGGGTTGGCCTGGCGATGAGGAGGGCGGGGGATAAATGA